In a single window of the Pontibacter russatus genome:
- the trxA gene encoding thioredoxin, with protein MPKKSFQELINSPGMPVLVDFYADWCGPCKTMSPIVEQVASQYNGKLKVIKVNVDNNQAAAQQFRVQGVPTFILFKQGQQVWRQSGAMPANVLAQAVQQAIS; from the coding sequence ATGCCTAAGAAATCTTTCCAGGAACTCATCAACAGCCCAGGCATGCCGGTGCTGGTAGACTTTTACGCGGACTGGTGCGGGCCGTGCAAGACGATGTCGCCAATTGTGGAGCAGGTGGCGAGCCAGTACAACGGCAAGTTGAAAGTGATAAAGGTAAACGTGGACAACAATCAGGCGGCGGCGCAGCAGTTCCGGGTGCAGGGCGTGCCCACCTTCATCCTCTTCAAGCAGGGCCAGCAGGTATGGCGGCAATCCGGTGCCATGCCCGCCAACGTGCTGG